A single window of Malus sylvestris chromosome 5, drMalSylv7.2, whole genome shotgun sequence DNA harbors:
- the LOC126620715 gene encoding berberine bridge enzyme-like 15 has product MQLSMKHSIPNTSIFSLFLLLISTSWAHALPSLEEFSQCLSENSDISIPFSTALITPKNSSFLPFLQSSAQNLRYLVPSVPKPEFIFTPLHDTHVQAAVICSKQLGIHLRVRSGGHDYEALSYVSQIETPFIIVDLAKLRSVIVDIEDNSAWAQAGATIGEVYYRIAQKSKTHGFPAGLCTSLGVGGHITGGAYGSMMRKYGLGADNVIDARIVDVSGRVLDRAAMGEDLFWAIRGGGGGSFGIILWWKIKLVPVPATVTVFTVPKTLETGATKVLYKWQQVAATKLDEDLFIRVVIQVSKDSKTGNKTVTTLYQAQFLGGADRLLDVVQTRFPELGLTKKDCTETSWLKAVMYIAGYPSSTPPEVLLQGKSTFKNYFKAKSDFVRYPIPESGLEGFWKRLMEEESPLVILTPYGGMVSRISESAIPFPHRKVLFKIQYLTTWQDGKEDQNKHMDWIGKLYNYMAPYVTMFPRQAYVNYRDLDLGVNKKSNVSFIEASAWGKRYFKDNFNRLIKIKTKVDPDNFFRHEQSIPPLPLPPSRSRTSPGHHHRTENS; this is encoded by the exons ATGCAATTAAGCATGAAGCATTCAATTCCAAACACTTCAATTTTCTCACTGTTTCTTCTCCTGATTTCAACTTCATGGGCACATGCTCTACCTTCATTAGAAGAATTCAGCCAATGCCTCTCCGAAAATTCTGACATTTCAATCCCATTCTCCACAGCCTTGATCACCCCAAAAAATTCTTCATTCCTTCCATTTCTACAATCTTCAGCACAAAATCTTAGGTACTTGGTCCCTTCAGTGCCAAAGCCCGAGTTTATCTTCACACCATTGCATGATACCCACGTCCAAGCTGCTGTCATTTGCTCAAAGCAGCTTGGAATCCACCTCAGAGTCAGAAGTGGAGGCCATGATTATGAGGCCCTCTCTTATGTCTCCCAAATCGAAACGCCTTTCATCATTGTAGACCTCGCCAAGCTTCGATCAGTCATTGTTGATATAGAAGACAACAGCGCATGGGCTCAAGCTGGGGCCACCATTGGTGAAGTTTACTACAGAATTGCACAGAAGAGCAAAACACACGGCTTCCCTGCCGGGCTTTGCACGAGTCTAGGTGTCGGCGGGCATATAACTGGAGGTGCATATGGCTCCATGATGAGGAAATATGGCCTTGGAGCTGATAATGTCATTGATGCGAGAATCGTTGATGTGAGTGGTAGAGTTCTTGATAGAGCAGCAATGGGAGAAGACCTTTTTTGGGCAATcagaggaggtggaggaggaaGCTTTGGAATCATCCTTTGGTGGAAGATAAAGCTGGTTCCTGTTCCGGCAACCGTGACAGTTTTTACTGTTCCTAAAACCTTGGAAACAGGTGCCACTAAAGTCCTATATAAATGGCAACAAGTAGCTGCCACTAAGCTGGATGAAGATCTCTTCATTAGAGTCGTCATACAAGTGTCGAAAGACAGCAAAACTGGCAATAAAACTGTCACAACTCTTTACCAAGCCCAATTTCTTGGAGGTGCTGATAGATTGCTTGATGTTGTTCAAACCAGATTCCCTGAGTTGGGATTGACCAAAAAAGATTGCACAGAAACAAGCTGGCTCAAAGCTGTGATGTACATAGCAGGGTACCCAAGTTCGACCCCACCTGAG GTTTTGCTTCAAGGAAAATCCACATTCAAGAACTACTTCAAAGCCAAATCAGACTTTGTCAGATACCCAATTCCTGAAAGTGGGCTTGAAGGGTTTTGGAAGAGGCTGATGGAGGAAGAGTCTCCTCTAGTAATTTTGACCCCATATGGGGGAATGGTGAGCAGGATTTCAGAGAGTGCAATCCCCTTTCCCCACAGAAAAGTTCTCTTCAAAATCCAGTACCTGACCACATGGCAGGATGGGAAAGAAGATCAAAACAAACATATGGACTGGATCGGAAAGCTTTACAATTACATGGCCCCTTATGTCACAATGTTTCCAAGGCAGGCATACGTGAATTATAGGGATCTTGATTTGGGGGTTAACAAGAAGAGCAACGTAAGCTTCATTGAGGCAAGTGCTTGGGGGAAAAGGTATTTCAAGGACAACTTCAACAGGTTGATTAAGATAAAGACCAAAGTGGATCCTGATAATTTTTTCAGGCATGAACAAAGCATCCCTCCTCTCCCACTCCCTCCTTCAAGATCTAGAACTTCTCCAGGCCAT